Genomic segment of Panicum virgatum strain AP13 chromosome 2K, P.virgatum_v5, whole genome shotgun sequence:
AAGAGGCACCTAGCGATTCTGTCTTTTTTTCCTTTACACTTTGATTTTGTATTTTGAAAGCTGTACTTCTGAATTTTACTTGAAGCAAAAATGACAAAATAATACATCTCTCTGTGTGTATAAATAGGGTCACCTCTCCCTGCCTTACTGTTGGTCCCCTCAGTAAGATCGTCGGCAAAAAGCGGGGAGGATACAACCACGCTATGGAAGCTGTCAAGGTACTGATGGAGAAAGGCGCGTTACACTGAAACTGATACTTTCTAGCTGTAGTTTCTGTAATTCGGTTCGTCTTAGAGATTAATCACTTGAAAATTACTGCTTATGATTAGGGCATGGATAAAAATTTACAACGGATAGTGCTGCTGATGCGCCCAGAGAGCTCCCTCACTAGACGTTGCTCTGTTTCTCTCAATTGTGTGTTAGTTAAACATTAACTTAGAACTTAACAGGATCTCATCTAGTCTATACAGTAGATCACATTGACTTCACTAATGCGGATTAACATGAGTATTCAGTCCTGtaccggcggccgtggcgtccATGGTCGTCGGTGCAGTGTTGATGTGGTCGACAACGAGAGCGGAGTCGGGGACGTAGCGTAGTCGTTCCTTGAGGGATTTCTCGGGGTAGCGGCGTCCTTCAGGGCGCCAGCGGCACTGCCCCGGACGTGGTGCTCGTGCTTCCGAGCCTTCCAGCGTGCTTAGCGATCGGTTAGGGTGGATTGCGTGTGAATCACGAGAGTTTTTGGGATGGATAAAACCCTATGGGGTtgaccctctatttatagtcaCGCTGTAGGCCCGGGGCCGAGCCCAATGGGCTTAGAGTTTTGCCTCCCGATCACGGCAAAACCGGACTCGGGATTTGTTTCCCGAGTCCGAGATTTGGAGAATAGATATCCCCTCTGATTGCGTTGGTTAAGGGTTGACCGAGGTCAAACTAACaaatccaacattctcccccttgaccgAAGGTCAACAACTTAAACTTAAACTAATGACTATTCGGTCGCTGACTTAATTTAAACTAAACTAACGTTCCTCCTCAGTAAGTCAGTAAGTACCAGACCAATGCGTCATCAGCAGCACAACGGCATACTGGGACAACATTACCCATAGTCTCACCGAGAAACCTTGTCAGAACTCTTATTCTTAATTGGGGAAATTTAATGGCCCTGAACCAGGACTTGATCCAGGCTACCCACCAGACCCATGCCTAGGACATGCTTCTGAAAGGGATTGGTGGTAGACCTTttgtgagcggatccgcaatATTTTCTTTAGTACTTATATGCTGAATCTTAAGTGTATTGTCCCGGTTTCTATCTTTCACGACACGATACATAAGATCTATGTGCTTAGAAGCACCACTTAGTTTATCGTTTGCGCAAAAGAAAACTGCAGACTGATTGTCGCAGTACATTGTGATAGGTCTCGAGATGCTATCAACAAGTCTTAATGCCGGTATAAAGTTCTTAAGCCACACTGCCTGTCCCGTGGCATCATAACATGATACAAATTCAGCTTGCATTGTAGATGCAGCCGTTACACCTTGCTTACCACTTCTCCATGATATCGCTCCCCTTGCTAGTGTATAAATATAACCGGAAGTAGACTTCCTGTCATCTTCATCACCAGCAAAGTCAGCGTCAGTGTAACATTCAACCTCAAGGTTATCAGTTCTCTTATATGTTAACATGTAATGTGTTGTGCCTTGGCAATATCTTAATGCCTTCTTAACACCTACCCAGTGAGCCCATCCTGGATTAGACTGATATCTGCTTAGTACTCCGGCTGTAAAAGCCAAGTCTGGACGCGTACAGACTTGCGCATACATCAAGCTTCCAGCAGCTGATGCATATGGAATATTACTCATCTTATTTCTTTCAAAATCATTCTTAGGGCACTGACTTCCATTTAGCTTATCGCCCTTCTGCAATGGAACAGGTGACGTGTTGCACTTATCAAGATTATATCTTTtaagcattttctcaatataAGCTTTCTGAGATAACCCTAGTACGCCTTGGGCTCTGTCtcggtgtatctcaatgccAAGTACATACGAGgcttcaccaagatccttcatatcaaaatgAGATGAGAGGAAATTCTTAGTCTCATGCAGCATGTTCTTATCGTTGCAGGCTAACAgcatgtcatccacatacagtaCTAGAATTATTAGTTTTCCACCCTTGGCTTTAATGTAGATGCATCTATCTGCATTATTTTCCACAAATCCGAATTTCTTAATAACTTCATCGAATTTGAGGTTCCACTGTCTGGACGCTTGCTTaagtccataaatggatttctttaatcTGCATCCCATGTGTTCTTTACCTTTAATGACAAAACCTTCCGGTTGCGCCATATAAATTGTCTCATCTAAGTCTCCATTTAGGAACGcagtcttaacatccatctgatgtaactccATATCAAAATGGACTACGAGTGTCATGACAACTCTGAATGAATCTTTGGTAGACACAGGAGAGAAGGTTTCGTTATAATCAATCCCTTCCTTCTGTGTAAACCCTTTAGCTACGAGTCTTGCCTTGAATCTTTCGATCTTCCCTTTGGAATCACATTTGGTTTTGTAGACCCACTTACATCCTACTGTTTTGATTCCATCAGGAATTTCTATTAAATCCCAGACCTGATTAGAACTCATAGATTTTAGTTcctcttcatggcttcaatccaTTTAGTGGAATTCTCACTTTCAACTGCCTCTCTGAATGTGGCAGGGTCGTTAATCTTCCCAACATCATACAGATCCTCACTTAAATATGTCTCATAATAGTCAAGAAGAGCTGGTTTCCTTGGCCGAGTTGACCTTCTTAATGGTTGTTGTTCAACTAGCTGAGGAACAGGTTGAGGCTGCACTACTGGTGCGACTGGCGCCTGTGCCTCTGGAGGTGGCACCTGAGCCtctggaggaggtggcgcctgCTCCCCCGTTGCTGTCACTGTGCTACTCATTTGAGGAATAACTGGTGGTACAAACTGACATACCATCATAGGCTCTGGAACTATTGGATTGGGAAGCTCAACCCGTAGTTCTTCGAGACTAATATCCCTCTTTGGAAATTCTTCATTAATTCCCAAATCCTTTAAGAATTCAGCCTGTCTGGTCTCAACGAACTTAGTGGAGCGACCAGGACAGTAGAATCGATACCCTTTAGACTTATCAGGATAACCAATAAAGTGACAGCTCACAGTCTTAGAATCTAATTTCTTATGATGTGGATCAAATAGCTTAGCCTCAGCAGGACAGCCCCATACTTTTAAATAATTCAGAGACGGTTTCCTCCCAGTCCATAATTCAAATGGCGTCTTGGGAACTAACTTAGATGGAACCCGGTTAAGTATATGAGCTgctgtttttaatgcttccatccacagctccacaggcaAGCTAGAATAACTGAGCATGCTCCGTACCATATCCATTAGCGTACGGTTgcgatgttcagcaactccatttTTCTGTGGTTCTCCCGGCATGGAGTATTGTGCTCTTATGCCGTTTTCTTCTAAGTACTTGGCGAATGGTCCCTTAATCTGATCATATTGTCCAAGTTTACCATAATATTCTCCACCCCTATCTGATCTTACAATTTTAATGGAAGTGTTGTGCTGTTTCTCAACTTCTTGTTTATAGACTTTAAAAATTTCTAGCACATCTGAACGCTTACGAATGGGGTAGATATGTCCATAGCGAGAATAATCATCAGTAAACGTTATAAAAGAATCATAGCCATCTACTGATGTCACTGAGAACGGACCACAGATATCTGTGTGAATTAATTCTAACACGCCCAAACTTCTAGTAGCGCCTTTCTTAATAGTCTTAGCGTATTTTCCCTTAATGCAGTCAATGCAGCGGTCTGAATCGGAGAAGTCTAACTTGTCAAGTATTTCATCTTTAATGAGACGTTCCATtcccccctcgaaatgtggcctaAACGACAACGCCATAATTTCGAAGATGTCTCATTAAATCGCTTACGCTTATTCGAAACATTACTGACATTCATTACAGAATCATCATCAAGAGAGAGCATATAAAGTTTGCCTTGCCTGACAGCAAGACCCACATTTATTGAATTAAACTTTATCACACACTGATTGTTTCCAAACTCACAAATATGACCCGAATCATCTAATGCTGAAACAGAAATTAAGTTTCTCTTTAAACTAGGAGCATAAAGGACATCATCTAAATTAAGCTGGAAGCCGTCCGACAACTCTAAGTGGAAGCTTCCAACGCCTTCAACTTCAACTGGAGTCCCATCAGCCACTCTTAGGCTTCGCTCCCCCTTTCTTATAGTTCGGATTGTACGGAATACCTGTAATGAATTAGAGATGTGCACAgtggcacctgagtcaatccaccaagtattagGAGAAAAATCCGCTAAGAATAACTCATCAATGAACGAAACAACATCACACTTACCTTGTTCTTTCAGCCATTCCTTGAAACCAGGACAGGCTTTCTGAAGATGCTTGGGCGAGTCACAGAAAGAGCACAACATCTTGCCGCCCTTGGTCtgatggcgcttgaacttgttgttgttgttcttggGCCCAAAGTTCTTGTTCCCAGTCTTCTTATACTTCCTTTGGCCTTGCTTGCTGCTACCTGACTCATGTTGATTCTTAGGAGTGCCTGAAATGCTGAGGTTGCCAACCATGTTCACAACATCCTTCATCTTTTCAGTCttaagcctttcttcttcttcaacacAGTAGCTGATCAACTCACTGATAGACCAAACAGTCTTGTTGGTGTTGTAATTAATCTTAAAGGCAACATATTGTGGAGGCagtgatgtcatgatgaaatgcaCAAGAAAACCCTCAGAGATCTCCATTTGCATTTCCTTAAGCCTGTTAGCCATGTCGCACATATTGAGGATGTGCTCCCTTATGCCAGACTGTCCATTATACTGAGAACCCACTAACTTCATGATGAGTGTACTAGCATAAGTCTTAGATGAGCTCTTAAAATTCTCCTCAATCTTGGCCAGGTACTCCTTAGCATTCAGATCAACGCCCTGAGCATTCTTAGTGGGGATGGCGCCCTTGATGCAAGCACTGATGGTCTGCATCATAACCATGAGAGCCATGCGAACAGATCTGTCCCACTTCTCATTTGGAGCTGTACTAGCCCCAGCAGCAGGCGCAACAGGCTTATCCTCTCTCAGAGCAACATCAAGATCATTCCAAGCCAAGCATGTGATGACCTTGCCCTTCCACTCATGAAAGTTTGCACCGTTGAGCGGCTCAATGTTGTTCAGATAGGAGGCCACAGCATTGACATTAGTAGCTGAAAATAAGATCAATTAAACTTAACTTAGTAAGCATATACAATGAAATGCAAATAAAAGCATGATAATAACCCTACGTTGGTCTGATTAAAAGCATgcaataaaatttcaaaatgcATCACCGTTGGGGAAAGCAATCGAAATTCATCTTAATACTCATGATTAaaacaacgttggtcagaaataATCACAAGTTTACTCTAAACAAACTTCTCGTTGGTTCCATTTATTTAGAGGCATCTCAAAGTATAGTGGTGAAATAAACTTATGAACGTGAATTAAACACCAACTACTTAAAATTACTCATGCAATAGCTCAACTGAAATTAATGCAGAAATAAATTGAGCCTAATACTGAAAATGAACTGAAAACTGAGAATAAAAGAAAACTTAAATTTGGCCCAAAGGAGAAAATGGCCTACTGCGGCCCGCTAGCGCGCAGCGCACCCTAAAAGCGCAATCGTGCCCAGTGCGACCCATTCGCGCGCACGCACGGACGCGGCCCAGCAAGCGGGGAGGCCCAGACTAATGGCGGCTTAGCGGCTTAGCGCTGCAGCCTCGGCTCGGCTCATTGCGGCGGCTCGGGCGGATGGCTTAGGTGCTACAGCTTAAGCGGCCCATTTGCAAAGCGGCCCGGTAGCGGACGAACGGGCCGCCGATTCGGCCGTTCGGCGCGCGCCCTCCCCCTTCACCCCTGAGATTGATCTGAGCTGTTGGCTCTGATCTAACGGCTGAGAATGTTTTGGGCGGGGTATATAACGCCGAAAAATCGGGGAGGAGGAAAACCCTAACTCACTTTCTCCCCTTTCCCCCCGCGCGCGCTAGGGTTAGGGCGACgccagcggcgccgccgtccgccatccGGCTCGGATCCAGCTCCCTCCCCGCGCGTTCCTTCTGTGGAATCTAATGGCCGGTGCTCCGCGGGGCCTCTCTGCGGCACTGTGTGCGTCTCGCGCGCGGGCCGCCGAGGGGCTCCGCCGGGGCTCCAAGGCCGGCGGTCAGAGCTGCTGATGCGCCGGCGAGGGGCGTGCTGATGGCACGGAGGCGGCGCTACTGATGCGCGAGGGCGGCGCGACTGATACGCCGGTCGACTGCGCGAGCGTGACCACGAAACTGGCACCGCCGCGCGCGAGGCGGACGGTGAGTGGGCTACAGTTCCGGAGGCTCACCGGCGACCACGCGCGGCGGCAACTGATGCCACGCGCGACCATCGACCATGAGGTAAGCCTCTTATCGTAATCTGAGCTTAAACtgatctagggttagggtttgggatgGGGTTTTGCGGGATTTTGCGTGTGTGTGTGATTCGGTGTTTCATGCAAACTTCCCCTTTCTGAGCTTAATCTTAACCCTAACTTAGCAGATCTAATCTAAAACATGATGAAATGCTTGGAAAAATTTAAAGAACTTACAGATCTAAGCTTGCGGAACTTACTGACTAACTAAAACTTATGGATCTAGTATGGTTAACCGTACTGACTTAATGAAATTTGACTAAAACGTGAAAACTAGATCTAGGCATCACCCTTTTCTTAACTGACCGAACCATGAAATGGATCTAAGTAGACTAGAtctaggctctgataccaaatgtTAGTTAAACATTAACTTAGAACTTAACAGGATCTCATCTAGTCTATACAGTAGATCACATTGACTTCACTAATGCGGATTAACATGAGTATTCAGTCCTGTACCGGCGGTCGTGGCGTCCATGGTCGTCGGTGCAGTGTTGATGTGGTCGACGACGAGAGCGGAGTCAGGGACGTAGCGTAGTTGTTCCTTGAGGGATTTCTCGGGGAAGCAGCGTCCTTCAGGGCGCCAGCGGCACTGCCCCGGACGTGGTGCTCGTGCTTCCGAGCCTTCCAGCGTGCTTAGCGATCGGTTAGGGTGGATTGCGTGTGAATCACGAGAGTTTTTGGGATGGATAAAACCCTATAGGGTtgaccctctatttatagtcaCACTGTAGGCCCGGGGCCGAGCCCAATGGGCTTAGAGTTTTGCCTCCCGATCACGGCAAAACCGGACTCGAGATTTATTTCCCGAGTCCGAGATTTGGGGAATAGATATCCCATCTGATTGCGTTGGTTAAGGGTTGACCGAGATCAAACTAACAAATCCAACACTGTGAACCATCCGAAATTTGTCAGAAGCAAGCTGCTACTCTTGACGTTTCAGACAAGCAGGACAGTGCTTTCTGTGTGCTAATTCTCCTTGTGTGACGGTCATCCCTTTTTTTATTGGAGGTAGCATTACGCTAGTAGCTCCACAGTGCAATGTCAGCGGTGCCATGCTCGACGTCCTCCCACCACGTTCCCGCTCCAGCTGCGGCCGGCGCGTCCAGGAGCAGCCCCTGCGCCAAGCTCGCGTAGTACGATCCAGCATCAACCATGCCGCCCAACCCGAAcacgtcgtcgagctcgaacaAGACGTcgggcgacggcgccgcgccAGGCGAGCCGCTGCcatcctcgtcctcgtcggccGCTTCCACCGctggcgacgacggcgccgatGCCGACGCCGATGCCGagccccgccgctgccggaACGCCTCGACGGCCTCAGCGACCGCGTCCCTGACCTCCCGCGCGCTGGCCAGCGCCGCGGGCATCAGCGGCGGGAGCAGCCACGCGGAGTCGGCGAAGTTGAggcaggcggcgcggccggagagcgcgatggcggcggcgtcgtgcgCGCGTGCCGCCAGCTCGGGCGTGGCGAAGGTGCCGAGCCAGAGCCTGGAGCCGCGCCGGCCCGGGACGCGCAGCTCGCAGACCCACCGCCCCGCCTGGCCGcggcgccgcacgccgcggaaCACCGGGTGCCGCGTCT
This window contains:
- the LOC120684688 gene encoding uncharacterized protein LOC120684688; this translates as MALMVMMQTISACIKGAIPTKNAQGVDLNAKEYLAKIEENFKSSSKTYASTLIMKLVGSQYNGQSGIREHILNMCDMANRLKEMQMEISEGFLVHFIMTSLPPQYVAFKINYNTNKTVWSISELISYCVEEEERLKTEKMKDVVNMVGNLSISGTPKNQHESGSSKQGQRKYKKTGNKNFGPKNNNNKFKRHQTKGGKMLCSFCDSPKHLQKACPGFKEWLKEQGIPYNPNYKKGGAKPKSG
- the LOC120684691 gene encoding dehydration-responsive element-binding protein 1B-like, whose amino-acid sequence is MDTPSPPPPPSAEHEEYRTVWSAPPKKPAGRTKFRETRHPVFRGVRRRGQAGRWVCELRVPGRRGSRLWLGTFATPELAARAHDAAAIALSGRAACLNFADSAWLLPPLMPAALASAREVRDAVAEAVEAFRQRRGSASASASAPSSPAVEAADEDEDGSGSPGAAPSPDVLFELDDVFGLGGMVDAGSYYASLAQGLLLDAPAAAGAGTWWEDVEHGTADIALWSY